A stretch of Candidatus Eisenbacteria bacterium DNA encodes these proteins:
- a CDS encoding ABC transporter ATP-binding protein, with protein sequence MAQVPRGRGGRRLRRSMIMLTPGTGTFPQGAPRTRTSLLRLAGYLKPYWREQLGCLAFMGIGTAASLTIPLLVRQIFDAALPERDGAMLLRIVSAMAAIHAGYMLCMFATDVLFLRVSAGVVLTLRRRMHDCLLRLSTDHFDGTKSGQMTARVMGDVDAVQALTTSAFLMLVTDSFTILLMLGFMAAMSLPMTLIGAATLLLLLAIFRFHDRRLLAAARENRVRYGEVVEELQEGIAGIREIKAFTNEAARGESFARRLRAHARTSVRMGVLGSQSRLLGLFVVAVGPALIYLYGGRASIAGTMTIGTLVAFISYLTRMYEPAQRLSFLNVQLRTAVGAVERILAFLDLEPSVSESPTPVHPGRTRGEIVFESVRFRYGGNGGPLILEDVDIAIAPGEKVAIVGASGAGKSTVGHLICRLYDVEKGRILLDGHDLRDLSLDDLRLRIGVVPQETFLFHASVADNLRIANPDAGPEEIERAARLAQADEFIRELPRGYDTIVGERGACLSGGQRQRLSIARAILKDPPIVIFDEATSSLDAESEAHVKRSMDALMAGRTTIMISHRLSTVVDADRILVMERGRIVEEGTHSELIGQGGLYAELFGRQSPESTPSLQERGRNRPRTGAEVEGVTATPAASRIRSG encoded by the coding sequence GGAGCATGATCATGCTGACCCCAGGGACCGGGACATTCCCGCAGGGGGCGCCCCGCACGCGCACAAGCCTCCTGCGCCTTGCCGGCTATCTGAAGCCGTACTGGAGGGAGCAGCTCGGCTGCCTGGCCTTCATGGGAATCGGAACAGCCGCCTCCCTCACGATCCCGTTGCTCGTGCGCCAGATCTTCGATGCGGCCCTGCCCGAGCGGGACGGCGCCATGCTGCTCCGCATCGTCAGCGCGATGGCCGCGATCCACGCGGGCTACATGCTCTGCATGTTCGCCACCGACGTCCTCTTCCTGCGGGTGAGCGCCGGGGTCGTCCTCACTCTTCGCAGACGGATGCACGACTGCCTCCTGCGCCTGTCGACGGATCACTTCGACGGAACCAAGTCGGGGCAGATGACGGCGCGGGTCATGGGTGACGTCGATGCCGTCCAGGCCTTGACGACAAGCGCCTTTCTCATGCTCGTGACCGATTCCTTCACGATCCTCCTCATGCTCGGCTTCATGGCGGCGATGAGCCTCCCGATGACTCTGATCGGCGCGGCCACCTTGCTCTTGCTGCTCGCGATTTTCCGCTTCCATGACCGCCGCCTTCTCGCCGCTGCACGCGAGAATCGGGTCCGCTACGGCGAGGTCGTCGAGGAGCTGCAGGAGGGGATCGCGGGGATACGCGAGATCAAGGCCTTCACGAACGAGGCGGCAAGAGGGGAGTCGTTCGCGCGGAGGTTGCGCGCCCATGCCCGCACGAGCGTCCGCATGGGAGTCCTCGGCTCGCAATCGAGGCTGCTCGGCCTCTTCGTCGTCGCCGTCGGGCCTGCTCTCATCTACCTGTATGGCGGCCGGGCGTCCATAGCCGGGACCATGACGATCGGCACGCTCGTGGCATTCATCAGCTACCTGACACGGATGTACGAGCCGGCCCAACGCCTGAGCTTCCTCAACGTCCAACTCCGGACGGCAGTGGGCGCGGTCGAGAGGATTCTGGCCTTCCTCGACCTCGAGCCGAGCGTCAGCGAGAGCCCGACGCCCGTTCACCCGGGCCGAACACGCGGGGAGATCGTCTTCGAGAGCGTCCGCTTCCGCTACGGGGGGAACGGCGGCCCGCTGATCCTGGAAGACGTCGACATCGCGATCGCGCCGGGAGAAAAGGTCGCCATCGTCGGCGCGAGCGGCGCAGGGAAGAGCACCGTCGGGCATCTCATCTGCCGGCTCTACGACGTCGAGAAGGGGAGGATCCTCCTGGACGGGCATGACCTGCGCGATCTCTCGCTCGATGATCTGCGCCTCAGGATCGGCGTCGTCCCCCAGGAGACCTTTCTCTTCCACGCCAGCGTCGCCGACAATCTGCGGATCGCGAATCCCGACGCCGGCCCGGAGGAGATCGAGCGGGCGGCGCGCCTCGCCCAAGCCGACGAGTTCATTCGCGAGCTCCCCCGCGGGTACGACACCATCGTCGGCGAGCGCGGCGCCTGCCTAAGCGGGGGGCAGAGGCAGAGACTGTCGATCGCGCGGGCGATCCTGAAAGACCCGCCGATCGTCATCTTCGACGAGGCGACCTCGTCGCTGGACGCGGAGTCGGAAGCTCATGTCAAGCGGTCGATGGACGCGCTGATGGCCGGGAGAACGACGATCATGATCTCGCACAGGCTCTCCACCGTCGTCGACGCCGATCGCATCCTCGTCATGGAGAGAGGCCGGATCGTCGAGGAAGGCACCCACTCGGAGCTGATCGGGCAAGGCGGCCTCTACGCTGAGCTGTTTGGGCGGCAATCGCCGGAATCCACGCCCTCGCTGCAGGAGCGTGGAAGGAACCGCCCGAGGACTGGAGCGGAAGTCGAAGGCGTCACAGCAACCCCCGCAGCCTCTCGTATCCGCTCCGGCTGA
- a CDS encoding response regulator, translating into MRLLIVDDEEPARLLLRDYLRGAPGVTIVGECADGFAAVKAVTDLDPDLLLLDIQMPKLDGLEVLELIGREIAVVFVTAYDEYSIRAFEIHAVDYLLKPYSRERLLEALDRARERVARLGPRRKGAPASQAAATAGAGSATLPETVAAMDMRRSRRPLERILIRDRARIHVIPVGSIHYVEAQDDYISIVTKDRKLLKQQTLNELGQALDERRFVRVHRSFLLNIEHLARIETYAKDSRIAILKSGAQLPVSRSGYERLRGLL; encoded by the coding sequence CTGCGCCTCCTCATCGTGGATGACGAGGAGCCGGCCCGGCTGCTGCTGCGGGACTATCTGCGCGGCGCGCCCGGCGTGACGATCGTGGGGGAGTGCGCGGACGGTTTCGCGGCGGTCAAGGCGGTCACGGACCTCGATCCCGACCTCCTCCTGCTCGACATCCAGATGCCCAAGCTCGACGGATTAGAAGTCCTCGAGCTGATCGGGCGTGAGATCGCGGTCGTCTTCGTCACGGCCTATGACGAGTACTCGATCCGGGCCTTCGAGATCCACGCGGTCGACTATCTGCTGAAGCCCTACTCGCGCGAGCGGCTCCTCGAGGCGCTCGATCGGGCCCGCGAGAGGGTTGCGCGGCTCGGCCCGCGCCGGAAGGGAGCGCCGGCGTCGCAAGCCGCCGCCACCGCCGGCGCCGGGAGCGCGACTCTGCCCGAGACGGTCGCCGCCATGGACATGCGCCGCTCGAGGCGGCCGCTCGAACGGATCCTCATCCGAGACAGAGCGCGCATCCATGTGATCCCGGTCGGCTCGATCCACTACGTGGAGGCGCAGGACGACTACATCTCCATCGTGACCAAGGACAGGAAGCTCCTCAAGCAGCAGACCCTGAACGAACTGGGGCAGGCGCTGGACGAGAGGCGCTTCGTCCGCGTTCATAGATCGTTCCTGCTCAACATCGAGCATCTGGCGAGGATCGAGACTTACGCGAAGGACTCGAGGATCGCGATCCTGAAGAGCGGCGCCCAGCTCCCGGTCAGCCGGAGCGGATACGAGAGGCTGCGGGGGTTGCTGTGA